From a region of the Roseivirga sp. 4D4 genome:
- a CDS encoding DUF4835 family protein codes for MPSLSRLASLLFLLLLISPIKSIGQELDFTVSINADVVQTTERGIFDEMRTAFQRFLNDTKWSDDRFRNTEKIKGNLLLTIQDQPSIGRFTANAQIQLIRPIYGTSYETVLLNFADRDWDFQFTTSQPLQFNENNFSSNITSLLAYYAYIALGLDYDSFSPLGGTQFYDKALLIVNNAQNSGSTGWGQFQNRRNRYWLIENLRINNQYEPIRRAIYKYHLRALDKFQRTPDDSRAIILESLKEIQNVNRILPNSILIIAFLDAKNDEIINLFSKGQMDVRRNVYNELLKLDPTRRSKYQKIVQN; via the coding sequence ATGCCATCATTAAGCAGGTTAGCTAGTCTCCTTTTTTTACTCCTCCTCATTTCCCCGATCAAATCGATCGGCCAAGAACTAGACTTCACGGTTAGTATCAATGCCGATGTTGTCCAAACTACAGAACGAGGGATTTTCGATGAGATGAGGACTGCTTTCCAACGCTTTCTAAACGATACAAAATGGAGTGACGATCGGTTTCGTAATACTGAAAAAATTAAAGGCAATCTTCTGCTTACCATTCAAGACCAGCCTAGTATTGGACGTTTTACTGCCAATGCACAAATACAATTGATAAGACCTATTTATGGAACTTCTTATGAGACTGTACTATTAAATTTTGCTGATAGAGATTGGGATTTCCAATTCACAACTTCTCAACCTCTGCAGTTCAATGAGAATAACTTCAGTAGCAACATCACGTCTCTCCTGGCCTACTACGCCTACATTGCTTTAGGCTTAGATTATGACTCTTTTAGCCCGTTGGGCGGAACACAGTTTTACGACAAGGCCTTGTTGATTGTAAACAATGCCCAAAATTCGGGATCTACTGGCTGGGGCCAATTCCAGAACAGAAGAAATCGTTACTGGTTGATAGAAAACTTAAGAATAAACAATCAGTACGAGCCGATAAGGAGAGCCATTTACAAATATCACCTGCGGGCATTAGATAAGTTTCAACGGACACCAGATGATAGCAGGGCAATTATTCTGGAATCACTGAAAGAAATTCAGAATGTAAATAGAATTCTTCCCAACTCCATTCTTATCATAGCCTTCCTTGATGCTAAGAATGATGAAATCATCAACCTCTTTTCAAAAGGACAAATGGATGTACGAAGGAATGTCTATAACGAACTCTTAAAACTTGATCCAACCCGAAGGTCCAAGTATCAGAAAATCGTACAGAATTAG